A stretch of Mucilaginibacter terrae DNA encodes these proteins:
- a CDS encoding sensor histidine kinase, which produces MIFKRYEWQLLLRVFILFAFLCGAAYALANKQYVYAIASAPFIIYVIASILKQYTKVQQEVQEFAEAAQYRDFSRHYAIQSAPANVQVLRKGFNEINTTFKTINRERETQYHYLQKILELVGTGILSYEQETGDVGWINESFKNIINVPYLKSIHSLEKRNDELYQEIIRLKSGGSKVITIIKDQQRVKLQLMASVLRSEDKIYKLVAFQNVSDAMDESESNAWSKLLNVMTHEIMNSVAPISSLADTLKNRLKRPDIANSTAGHDLEDLELGIDTIKRRSEGLLKFTESYRSLNKITKLELQSVMVYDLFENLNTLMLPTLDKKNIELDIILRDLGMTIDVDVNLLDQVLINLLVNAIEAVKDQAEPMISLSAEIVNNKAVLKVSDNGLGMSPEVMEKIFIPFFSTRKTGSGIGLSLCKQIMLMHKGNIQVQSTEGVGTVFILQFN; this is translated from the coding sequence ATGATATTTAAACGCTACGAGTGGCAGCTATTGCTGCGCGTGTTCATCTTGTTTGCCTTTTTATGCGGCGCTGCTTATGCTTTGGCCAATAAGCAATATGTCTATGCCATTGCATCTGCTCCTTTTATAATTTATGTAATTGCGAGCATTTTAAAGCAATATACTAAAGTGCAGCAAGAGGTTCAGGAGTTTGCCGAGGCTGCCCAATACCGCGATTTTTCGCGGCATTACGCTATTCAAAGTGCACCGGCCAACGTACAGGTACTGCGCAAAGGATTTAACGAGATTAATACCACCTTTAAAACCATCAATCGCGAACGCGAGACACAATACCACTACCTGCAAAAAATACTTGAACTGGTGGGTACCGGTATACTATCCTACGAACAAGAAACCGGCGATGTTGGCTGGATCAATGAGTCATTTAAAAACATCATTAATGTTCCGTATTTAAAAAGCATCCATTCGCTCGAAAAACGAAATGATGAACTTTATCAAGAGATCATTCGCCTTAAATCGGGCGGTAGTAAGGTAATCACTATTATTAAAGACCAGCAAAGGGTTAAACTTCAATTAATGGCGAGTGTGCTGCGCAGCGAGGACAAAATATATAAATTGGTTGCTTTTCAAAACGTGAGCGATGCCATGGACGAGTCGGAGTCAAACGCATGGTCGAAGCTTTTGAACGTAATGACGCATGAGATCATGAACTCTGTTGCTCCAATTTCATCACTGGCCGATACGTTGAAAAATCGCCTCAAACGCCCCGATATTGCCAATAGTACCGCCGGCCATGATTTGGAGGATTTGGAACTTGGCATTGATACCATTAAACGCCGCAGCGAAGGCTTGCTCAAATTCACTGAGAGTTATCGCAGTTTAAATAAAATCACCAAGTTAGAGTTGCAAAGTGTGATGGTATATGATTTATTCGAGAACCTGAACACACTGATGTTGCCCACGCTCGACAAAAAGAACATTGAGCTTGATATCATATTGCGCGATTTGGGGATGACCATTGATGTGGACGTTAACCTGCTCGATCAGGTGCTCATCAACCTGCTGGTAAATGCTATTGAAGCCGTAAAAGACCAGGCCGAACCTATGATTTCTCTTTCTGCAGAGATAGTTAATAACAAAGCTGTATTAAAAGTTAGCGATAACGGATTGGGTATGTCTCCAGAGGTAATGGAGAAAATTTTCATCCCGTTTTTTAGCACCCGCAAAACAGGTAGCGGTATAGGTTTGAGCTTGTGTAAGCAAATTATGCTGATGCACAAGGGTAACATTCAGGTACAGAGTACCGAGGGCGTGGGTACGGTGTTTATACTGCAATTCAACTAA
- a CDS encoding nitroreductase family protein, with protein sequence MSEQNFTTIAENIKTRRTIKPGMMNGQKIPNGQVAALLELADWAPTHAFTEPWRFVVYEDPKVFCAQHAEIYKDGAGENFNPATYNNLANMGANVSHVVIAYMHRSELSKIPVVEEVAAASCAIQNILLGAHSLNIGSFWSTGGATLKPGMKEFLGLGAEDQVLGLLYLGYSDAKPDGVRKTPLEEKVKWVQ encoded by the coding sequence ATGAGCGAACAAAATTTCACTACCATAGCCGAAAACATTAAAACCCGCCGCACTATTAAGCCGGGTATGATGAACGGACAGAAGATACCGAACGGACAAGTTGCTGCCTTATTAGAACTTGCAGATTGGGCTCCTACCCACGCATTTACCGAGCCATGGCGCTTTGTAGTTTACGAAGATCCTAAAGTTTTTTGCGCACAACACGCCGAAATTTATAAAGACGGCGCCGGTGAAAACTTTAATCCTGCTACTTATAACAACCTTGCAAACATGGGTGCCAATGTATCGCACGTGGTAATAGCTTACATGCACCGCAGCGAATTATCGAAAATACCTGTTGTTGAAGAAGTTGCCGCAGCATCATGTGCTATTCAAAACATTTTGTTAGGAGCCCATTCCTTAAACATAGGTTCATTTTGGAGCACCGGTGGCGCTACCTTGAAGCCGGGCATGAAAGAGTTTTTAGGCTTGGGAGCAGAGGACCAGGTACTGGGCCTGCTTTACCTCGGTTACAGCGATGCCAAACCAGATGGTGTGCGTAAAACACCGCTTGAAGAGAAAGTTAAATGGGTGCAATAA
- a CDS encoding murein L,D-transpeptidase catalytic domain family protein — protein MKRKFWLAATLLVILSGAIISSRSATVKKASVAIKKETVAPVASAFAGYVTNIYQLAGLKTSGLDYEVFEKALTGYYNLKENNKLAKNSQIVTVVDFNKASTVKRMWIVDLAKKQLLLNTWVAHGQGSGELMATQFSDKNESHQSSLGFYVTDDVYYGKHGRSLKLDGMDAGFNSNARARAVVLHAADYVCENTIKQLGRLGRSYGCPAVSPEVSNKIIDLIKGKNMIYINADVNGYTSKYLNEDFLTEFNAPADSSVSLTKNTQ, from the coding sequence ATGAAAAGAAAATTCTGGTTAGCAGCTACACTGTTGGTAATACTTAGCGGAGCTATTATTAGTTCGCGCTCGGCTACCGTAAAAAAAGCAAGTGTTGCTATTAAAAAAGAAACTGTAGCTCCGGTTGCGTCTGCTTTTGCAGGTTATGTAACTAATATTTACCAATTGGCCGGTTTAAAAACATCAGGTTTAGATTATGAGGTGTTTGAAAAAGCCCTCACCGGATATTACAATTTAAAGGAGAACAATAAACTGGCTAAAAACAGCCAAATTGTTACCGTGGTTGATTTTAATAAGGCCAGCACTGTAAAACGTATGTGGATTGTAGATTTGGCAAAAAAGCAATTATTGCTGAATACCTGGGTAGCACACGGACAAGGCAGTGGCGAATTGATGGCCACGCAGTTCTCTGATAAAAATGAATCACACCAAAGCAGTCTTGGTTTTTATGTAACTGATGATGTATATTACGGTAAACATGGTCGTTCATTAAAATTAGACGGCATGGACGCCGGCTTTAACAGCAATGCCCGTGCCCGTGCGGTAGTATTGCATGCTGCCGATTACGTATGCGAAAACACAATCAAACAATTAGGCCGTTTAGGTCGTAGCTATGGTTGCCCAGCAGTTTCTCCCGAGGTGTCAAACAAAATTATTGATTTGATAAAGGGCAAAAACATGATCTACATTAATGCTGATGTAAATGGCTACACCTCCAAGTATCTTAACGAAGATTTTCTTACAGAGTTTAATGCTCCCGCAGATAGCTCTGTGAGTTTGACTAAAAATACTCAATAA
- the pxpB gene encoding 5-oxoprolinase subunit PxpB: MPLQSPIYSQALSVYYLSEQAVTVEFGNEISDVLLHRISSFNERLQQNPFPGLQTTVPAYTTLSVFYDALTVLQATHMPGRSCFEKVQHYLLNLGEKNLSQTSSETPPINIPVCYGDDFGPDIADLASQHNLTTQQVINLHTQAIYTVYMIGFVPGFAYMGGLNEQLATPRKATPRQTIPFGSVGIADKQTGIYPLDTPGGWQIIGRTPLKLFDATRSQPSLLKAGNLVNFKSISPQEFDMYSA; this comes from the coding sequence ATGCCGTTGCAATCCCCTATTTATAGTCAAGCCCTCAGCGTTTATTACTTGAGCGAGCAGGCCGTTACCGTAGAGTTTGGCAATGAGATTAGCGATGTGCTTTTACATCGTATCAGTAGCTTTAATGAGCGACTGCAACAAAACCCATTTCCCGGCTTGCAAACCACCGTACCGGCTTATACAACCTTGAGTGTTTTTTATGATGCGCTAACCGTTTTACAAGCAACACATATGCCGGGGAGATCGTGTTTTGAAAAAGTACAACATTACCTTTTGAATTTGGGTGAGAAAAACCTTAGCCAAACATCATCAGAAACTCCTCCTATTAATATTCCCGTATGTTACGGTGATGATTTTGGACCCGATATTGCCGACCTTGCAAGCCAGCATAATCTCACTACGCAGCAAGTAATTAACCTGCATACCCAAGCCATTTACACAGTGTACATGATAGGTTTTGTACCAGGTTTTGCCTATATGGGCGGATTAAATGAGCAACTGGCTACACCACGTAAAGCTACGCCAAGGCAAACAATTCCATTTGGGTCGGTAGGTATAGCGGACAAGCAAACCGGCATTTACCCTTTAGATACTCCTGGAGGATGGCAAATTATTGGCCGTACCCCATTAAAGTTATTTGACGCCACCCGCAGCCAACCATCATTACTAAAAGCAGGAAATTTGGTAAACTTTAAATCGATCTCTCCACAGGAGTTTGACATGTATAGTGCTTAA
- a CDS encoding 5-oxoprolinase subunit C family protein — translation MRIRITKPGVLSTVQDMGRRLHLSQAVPVSGAMDTLSTRIANIAVGNAHDEAVIEFTYAAAEFVTETDILIAYAGDGATLKSGEVTIPTERPVFIPQGSVVRLVNNPAGSRTYLAIACGWDVPDVMSSKSTYTTAGIGGHEGRALQAGDILQNTKKCSPTTDDLLLKLQGTGINYPKWNITRQALLPMDKKSIRVVPANEFTWFDGCSIYDFLSSPYTLNMRSNRMGYHLDGVPIQRLMHKELLSTAVTPGTIQITGSGTPVLLMADCQTTGGYPRIAQVAAVDLPLCGQLKPGDIIIFKETSRQEAEMLYIEREEHLQKLALAVRSHF, via the coding sequence ATGCGGATACGAATTACCAAACCAGGCGTATTAAGTACAGTACAAGATATGGGACGCAGGCTACATCTGTCGCAGGCTGTTCCGGTTTCGGGCGCTATGGATACCCTTTCGACTCGAATTGCCAATATTGCGGTAGGTAACGCACATGATGAAGCTGTTATTGAATTTACTTACGCGGCAGCCGAATTTGTGACCGAAACTGATATATTGATCGCATATGCGGGTGATGGGGCTACATTAAAATCGGGCGAAGTAACCATACCAACCGAGCGCCCCGTTTTTATTCCGCAAGGAAGCGTTGTACGTTTAGTAAATAATCCGGCAGGAAGTCGTACTTACTTAGCCATTGCCTGCGGCTGGGATGTGCCCGATGTGATGAGTAGTAAAAGCACATATACAACTGCAGGCATAGGCGGCCATGAAGGCCGCGCATTACAGGCTGGCGATATTTTGCAAAACACTAAAAAATGCTCGCCAACAACTGATGATCTTTTGTTAAAGCTACAGGGTACCGGCATCAATTACCCCAAATGGAATATTACCAGGCAAGCCCTCTTACCTATGGATAAAAAAAGCATCCGTGTTGTACCCGCCAACGAGTTTACCTGGTTTGATGGTTGCTCTATTTACGATTTTCTGTCATCGCCATATACCTTAAATATGCGCAGTAACCGCATGGGTTATCATTTAGATGGTGTGCCCATACAACGGCTTATGCATAAAGAGTTATTGTCAACCGCAGTTACACCGGGTACTATACAAATTACGGGCAGCGGAACACCCGTGCTCCTAATGGCCGATTGCCAAACCACCGGCGGCTACCCTCGAATTGCCCAGGTGGCTGCAGTCGACCTGCCGCTGTGCGGCCAGCTTAAACCCGGCGACATTATAATTTTTAAGGAAACAAGCCGCCAGGAAGCCGAAATGCTGTATATTGAACGGGAAGAGCATTTGCAAAAGCTGGCCTTAGCCGTACGAAGTCATTTTTAA
- a CDS encoding LamB/YcsF family protein, producing the protein MQTIDLNCDMGEAFGNYPMPNDETLMDYITSANIACGYHAGDPEVMQRTVSMAIKKGVAIGAHPGLPDLQGFGRREMKITANEAYQFTLYQIGALYGFVKAAGGKLHHVKAHGALYNMAAKDVALARAIVQAVHDFDPTLILYGLAGSEMIKAAQKSGLTSASEVFADRTYQDDGSLTPRSQSNALITNEQDSVKQVLIMVKEQKVVSANNKTIALKADTLCLHGDGAHAVDFAKLINQKLKQEGIILKAPASA; encoded by the coding sequence ATGCAAACTATTGATTTAAACTGCGATATGGGCGAAGCATTTGGTAATTACCCCATGCCTAATGATGAAACCTTAATGGATTATATTACATCGGCCAACATAGCTTGCGGCTATCACGCGGGCGACCCCGAAGTAATGCAGCGAACCGTGAGCATGGCCATTAAAAAAGGTGTTGCCATAGGAGCACATCCCGGCCTGCCCGATTTGCAGGGCTTTGGTCGTCGCGAAATGAAAATTACAGCTAATGAGGCATACCAATTTACCTTGTATCAAATTGGCGCTTTATACGGCTTTGTAAAAGCGGCCGGTGGCAAGCTACATCACGTAAAGGCACATGGGGCATTATACAACATGGCAGCTAAAGATGTGGCTTTAGCGCGGGCAATTGTTCAGGCAGTTCATGATTTTGATCCAACTTTAATTTTATACGGATTGGCCGGCAGCGAAATGATCAAAGCGGCGCAGAAATCAGGCTTAACATCAGCCTCCGAAGTTTTTGCCGACCGTACTTACCAAGATGATGGATCGCTAACTCCACGAAGTCAAAGCAATGCTTTAATTACCAATGAGCAAGATTCTGTAAAACAGGTATTAATAATGGTAAAAGAACAAAAGGTAGTATCGGCCAATAATAAAACTATTGCGCTTAAAGCCGATACCTTGTGCCTGCATGGCGATGGTGCTCATGCGGTAGATTTTGCCAAACTCATTAACCAAAAACTAAAGCAGGAAGGCATCATCCTTAAAGCCCCCGCATCGGCATGA
- a CDS encoding NRAMP family divalent metal transporter — MKKVNWSILIGAAFLMASSAIGPGFLTQTAVFTQELGASFGFVILLSVVLDAIAQLNIWRIIAVADQPAQNIANKVFPGLGYLLSFLVFLGGMAFNIGNVAGAGLGLNVLLGVSVGQGAVMSAIIAIGIFIYREAGKVMDTFAKCMGLLKICLALYIAYSSSPPLAEAVVRSVNPSKFSFGAVLTIVGGTVGGYITFAGAHRLLDARQTGIDNLPAINKGALSAIGLASVMRILLFIAALGVISAGNKLDPANPAASVFQLASGQLGYKIFGLVMWSAGISSVVGSAYTSVSFTKSFHPVILKLNREIIIGFIVIACIIFLLIGKPVNILIAVGAINGLILPLALGVMLIGAYRHNIVANYKQPLWLTILGITVVGVMTWMSYGAIIQLIGL, encoded by the coding sequence ATGAAAAAGGTAAACTGGAGCATACTCATAGGTGCGGCTTTTTTAATGGCAAGTTCGGCCATTGGTCCGGGTTTTTTAACGCAAACCGCCGTTTTTACGCAGGAACTCGGGGCAAGCTTTGGTTTTGTGATATTGCTTTCAGTAGTATTGGATGCCATTGCCCAGCTCAACATATGGCGCATAATAGCCGTGGCCGACCAGCCCGCGCAGAATATTGCCAATAAGGTATTCCCAGGTTTGGGTTATCTCCTATCCTTTTTGGTTTTTTTAGGCGGAATGGCTTTTAATATTGGCAACGTAGCCGGTGCTGGTTTGGGTTTAAATGTATTGCTGGGTGTTAGCGTTGGGCAAGGCGCGGTTATGAGCGCCATAATTGCAATAGGTATATTTATTTACCGCGAAGCCGGTAAAGTGATGGACACCTTTGCCAAATGCATGGGTTTGCTCAAAATATGTCTGGCTTTGTACATAGCCTACAGCAGTAGTCCTCCATTGGCCGAGGCGGTAGTACGCTCGGTAAATCCATCAAAATTTAGCTTTGGCGCTGTTTTAACCATTGTGGGCGGAACGGTTGGCGGCTACATAACCTTTGCCGGTGCGCACCGTTTGCTGGATGCCCGACAAACCGGTATCGATAATCTTCCGGCTATTAATAAGGGTGCATTGAGTGCTATTGGTTTGGCTTCGGTGATGCGTATATTATTGTTTATAGCAGCATTGGGCGTTATAAGTGCGGGCAACAAGTTAGATCCTGCCAATCCGGCGGCATCGGTTTTCCAGTTAGCAAGCGGACAGTTGGGCTATAAAATTTTTGGCCTGGTGATGTGGTCGGCGGGTATATCTTCTGTGGTGGGATCGGCTTATACCTCGGTATCATTCACCAAAAGCTTTCACCCGGTTATACTTAAACTCAATCGCGAAATAATTATAGGCTTCATTGTTATAGCTTGCATCATATTTTTACTAATCGGCAAACCTGTTAACATACTTATAGCGGTGGGTGCCATTAACGGGTTAATATTACCGCTGGCCCTGGGCGTAATGCTTATTGGCGCTTATCGCCACAACATTGTGGCCAACTACAAACAGCCGCTGTGGCTAACTATTTTGGGCATTACTGTTGTAGGCGTAATGACCTGGATGAGCTACGGGGCAATTATACAATTAATAGGATTATAA
- a CDS encoding M1 family metallopeptidase, which produces MMKKYIISSVLFILYTAAYAQNSNKPVKVEPGVSLQLATYRAQVISDIQYKLSFNVTNSSKVAVNGIEDIDFNLKVIDQPLQLDFKQTTENLHKVTVNGKLAVVDFKDEHIVIPVKYLHAGRNIAHLEFTPAPASLNINTEYLYALFVPDHARTVFPCFDQPDLKGKFELSMNVPTGWKVLSNGLKRDSVVNKIGVTYNFANSDKLPTYLFSFTAGEYKSVKQKLGKREAEFLHRETDEKKIKFSTDSIFIAHQNAISFLEEWTGIPFPFQKIGFVAIPDFQFGGMEHPGEVQYKASSLFLDEGATKDQFIGRANLISHETAHMWFGDLVTMRWFNDVWMKEVFANFMADKVTEKMMGTETFNLKFLQDHYPAAYGVDRTQGTNPIRQQLDNLQEAGSMYGNIIYHKAPIMMRQLELLMGKENFQAGIREYLKKYAYSNATWPDLIAILSKHTKFNLYEWNKVWVNQPGRPVFNYAVKYNGSKISNLTITQTPEYGENRLWPQAFEITLVYSNHNQFVQVNMNNEKVVLKQVEGMEKPLYILFNTNGMGYGLFPTDKEATLQWYNIEKPLQRASTYIAAYENMLAGRYFKPDELLNLFSKGLTLETNEMNLRLINGYISNIYWNFTAPATRSSIATKLEQMLWDAMQQQFAANNKKIMFKTYQDIALSPEAKANIYSIWQKQQAPTGVKLAEDDYTSMALSIALKSDTVTSVIKQQQARITNADRKKRLDFLMPALSLDVKERDAFFNSLHERSNRQKEAWVTTGLSYLNHPLRQSTSIKHLPESLNMLEEIQKTGDIFFPQSWLGSIFGNYQSKDAAQIVRDFIKAHPNYNPKLKGKILQAADNVFRAEKLVN; this is translated from the coding sequence ATGATGAAAAAATACATTATATCATCAGTTTTATTTATTTTATATACAGCCGCTTATGCACAAAACAGTAACAAGCCTGTAAAGGTTGAACCCGGAGTTTCGCTCCAACTTGCTACTTACCGTGCACAGGTGATAAGCGATATACAATACAAGCTATCTTTTAACGTTACTAATAGCTCAAAGGTTGCAGTTAACGGGATTGAAGATATTGATTTCAACCTTAAAGTTATCGACCAGCCCCTGCAATTAGATTTTAAGCAAACGACCGAAAATCTGCACAAAGTAACAGTTAACGGTAAATTAGCTGTAGTAGACTTTAAAGACGAACACATTGTTATACCTGTTAAATACCTGCATGCCGGTCGAAATATCGCTCATCTCGAATTTACGCCCGCCCCGGCATCATTAAACATCAATACCGAATACCTGTACGCACTCTTTGTGCCCGATCATGCCCGTACCGTCTTCCCCTGTTTTGATCAGCCCGATTTAAAAGGGAAGTTTGAATTGAGTATGAATGTCCCCACCGGATGGAAAGTGTTAAGCAATGGCTTAAAGCGCGATTCGGTTGTGAACAAAATAGGAGTGACGTACAATTTTGCCAATTCGGATAAACTACCTACCTACTTATTCTCTTTCACGGCCGGTGAATATAAATCAGTAAAACAGAAGCTGGGTAAGCGTGAAGCTGAATTTTTGCATCGCGAAACCGATGAGAAGAAAATCAAATTCAGCACCGATTCGATTTTCATCGCCCATCAAAATGCTATTAGCTTTTTAGAAGAATGGACTGGCATCCCCTTCCCGTTTCAAAAAATAGGTTTTGTGGCTATTCCCGATTTTCAGTTTGGAGGCATGGAACATCCCGGCGAGGTACAATACAAGGCATCGAGCTTGTTTTTGGATGAAGGTGCTACTAAAGACCAATTTATTGGTCGCGCTAACCTTATATCGCACGAAACGGCACACATGTGGTTTGGCGATTTGGTAACCATGCGGTGGTTTAACGATGTTTGGATGAAAGAGGTGTTTGCCAACTTTATGGCCGATAAGGTAACCGAAAAAATGATGGGCACCGAAACCTTCAATCTCAAATTTTTGCAAGACCACTACCCTGCCGCCTATGGTGTTGACCGCACCCAGGGCACTAATCCTATACGCCAGCAACTGGATAATTTACAGGAAGCAGGCTCCATGTACGGTAATATTATCTACCACAAAGCGCCCATTATGATGCGCCAACTTGAGCTGCTGATGGGTAAGGAAAACTTTCAGGCCGGCATACGCGAGTATCTTAAAAAGTACGCTTACAGCAATGCCACCTGGCCCGATTTAATTGCCATTCTGAGCAAGCACACCAAATTTAACCTGTATGAGTGGAATAAGGTTTGGGTTAATCAGCCCGGCAGGCCGGTATTTAATTACGCGGTAAAATATAACGGAAGCAAGATAAGCAACCTTACTATTACGCAAACGCCCGAATATGGCGAAAACCGCCTGTGGCCACAGGCATTTGAAATTACTTTGGTTTATTCCAACCACAACCAATTTGTGCAAGTAAATATGAACAATGAGAAAGTGGTGTTAAAACAGGTTGAGGGTATGGAAAAACCATTGTACATCCTGTTTAATACTAATGGCATGGGTTACGGCTTATTCCCTACCGATAAAGAAGCCACGCTTCAATGGTATAATATTGAAAAACCCTTGCAACGGGCATCAACCTATATTGCAGCTTACGAAAATATGTTGGCCGGGCGCTATTTTAAACCCGATGAACTGCTAAACCTATTTAGTAAAGGCTTAACTTTGGAAACCAATGAAATGAACCTGCGGTTGATAAACGGCTACATAAGCAACATTTACTGGAATTTTACCGCGCCAGCCACGCGCTCATCTATAGCTACCAAATTAGAACAAATGTTGTGGGATGCCATGCAACAACAATTTGCTGCTAATAACAAGAAAATAATGTTTAAAACCTACCAGGATATTGCCTTATCGCCTGAGGCAAAAGCCAATATTTACAGCATCTGGCAAAAGCAACAAGCCCCCACAGGCGTAAAACTGGCCGAAGATGATTACACCTCCATGGCATTATCTATTGCACTCAAAAGCGATACGGTAACATCGGTAATTAAGCAACAACAGGCCCGCATTACCAACGCCGACCGCAAAAAGCGTTTAGATTTTTTAATGCCTGCCCTTTCGTTAGATGTAAAGGAGCGTGACGCATTCTTCAACAGCCTGCACGAGCGCAGCAACCGCCAAAAAGAAGCATGGGTAACAACAGGATTGTCTTATTTAAACCATCCTTTAAGACAATCGACATCCATTAAACACCTGCCTGAAAGTTTAAACATGTTGGAGGAAATACAAAAGACCGGCGATATTTTCTTCCCGCAATCATGGTTGGGAAGCATATTTGGCAATTATCAAAGCAAAGATGCTGCACAAATAGTGCGTGACTTTATAAAAGCACATCCAAACTATAATCCAAAACTCAAAGGCAAAATTTTGCAGGCGGCCGATAATGTGTTCAGAGCGGAGAAGCTGGTGAATTAA
- the chrA gene encoding chromate efflux transporter, which yields MKNRQLLFLRDTLVYTFTTFGGPQAHVAILLREFVEKRGYITESELMELSALSQILPGPSSTQTLIGVAWKVGGLRLALLSFLIWVLPSAAIMCAAAISYKTFASTGKIDSVLHFIKPVAVGIVAYAAVTFAQKFIKSRVSAYLATGSLVATLILQNPYAFPLLILLGGIISSALETQPTEDAIRVKLFSNVNPKKVGYFIGILLFFAALGALINRTSPFSLPIRLFENFYRNGILIFGGGQVLVPLMYTEFVELKHYLTNAEFLSGYALQQAIPGPTFSFTSFVGAITLGNQGYGLTGQIVGSIVAVIGVNLPGLILILFIIPFWEDLKKITRIKNSLSGINAVAVGFMATALILLVAPFGTDWMSYLIMADAFCLLYFTRIKAPVVIIIGIVLGLMF from the coding sequence TTGAAAAACCGTCAACTCCTTTTTTTACGCGACACGCTGGTGTATACCTTCACCACATTTGGAGGGCCGCAGGCGCATGTGGCTATTTTGCTGCGCGAGTTTGTAGAAAAACGGGGTTACATTACCGAGAGTGAGTTGATGGAGCTGAGCGCCTTGTCGCAAATATTACCCGGACCATCATCCACCCAAACATTAATTGGTGTGGCCTGGAAGGTGGGGGGGCTACGGCTTGCGCTGCTTTCCTTCCTGATATGGGTTTTGCCATCAGCTGCCATCATGTGTGCGGCGGCTATCAGTTATAAAACATTTGCTTCAACAGGTAAAATAGATTCGGTACTGCATTTTATTAAGCCCGTAGCAGTGGGTATTGTGGCTTATGCAGCAGTTACTTTTGCGCAAAAGTTCATCAAAAGCCGCGTAAGCGCTTATTTGGCTACAGGCTCATTAGTGGCCACGCTTATCTTACAAAATCCGTATGCGTTTCCATTGTTGATATTATTGGGTGGCATCATTTCATCTGCTTTGGAAACCCAACCTACAGAGGATGCCATCCGTGTGAAATTATTCTCGAACGTAAACCCTAAAAAGGTGGGATATTTTATAGGTATCCTGCTGTTTTTTGCGGCATTGGGTGCACTAATTAACCGCACATCGCCTTTTAGTTTGCCCATACGCTTGTTTGAGAACTTTTACCGCAACGGTATCCTGATTTTTGGCGGCGGACAAGTGCTGGTTCCGCTCATGTACACCGAGTTTGTGGAACTTAAACATTACTTAACCAATGCTGAGTTTTTATCAGGCTATGCATTGCAGCAGGCTATACCCGGGCCAACATTTTCGTTTACCTCATTTGTAGGCGCAATAACCTTGGGTAACCAGGGCTATGGGCTTACAGGCCAAATAGTAGGTAGTATAGTGGCGGTTATAGGTGTCAATCTTCCGGGATTAATACTTATTCTTTTTATTATACCTTTTTGGGAAGATCTGAAAAAGATAACCCGCATTAAAAACTCACTAAGCGGAATAAATGCAGTGGCCGTAGGTTTTATGGCCACTGCGCTAATTTTATTGGTTGCTCCCTTTGGCACCGATTGGATGTCGTACCTCATTATGGCCGACGCATTTTGCCTACTTTATTTTACACGGATTAAGGCGCCTGTGGTAATAATTATTGGTATTGTTTTAGGACTGATGTTTTAA
- a CDS encoding tetratricopeptide repeat protein yields MQANRLQKLLEFLESEPNDEFVQYALATEYLKLNDTAKALEYYEKLVANHPNYTGTYYHLGKLYEQLDRKEDAIKIYQQGMLITRQKRDNHALSELQSAYNQAAGLYDDDDDY; encoded by the coding sequence ATGCAGGCCAACCGCTTACAAAAACTGCTCGAATTTTTAGAGAGCGAACCCAACGATGAGTTTGTACAATATGCTTTGGCTACCGAATACCTCAAACTTAATGACACTGCAAAGGCCCTGGAGTATTACGAAAAACTGGTTGCTAATCATCCTAATTACACAGGCACATACTACCACTTGGGTAAGCTGTACGAACAGCTTGACCGTAAGGAAGATGCCATAAAAATATACCAGCAGGGAATGCTTATTACCCGCCAAAAACGTGATAACCATGCTTTATCAGAGCTGCAATCGGCCTATAACCAGGCAGCAGGTTTATATGATGATGACGATGATTATTAA